A segment of the Natrinema salaciae genome:
GAGCGGCACGCTGCCGGTGACGATGGCCAACGCCGACGACAACCTGCGGATCGACGAGAGCGTCTACGGCTTCTCGCTCCCGCTCGGCGCGACGATCAACATGGACGGGACGGCGATGTACCAGGGCGTCGTCGCGATCTTCGCGGCCAACCTCGTCGGCGTCCAGTTGAGCATCGTCGAGCAGGTGACGGTCGTCCTCATCGCCGTTCTCGCGAGCATCGGTGCCGGCGGCGTCCCCGGCACGGGGCTGATCATGCTCACGCTGGTGCTGACCCAGCTCGGGCTCCCCCTCGAGGTGGTCGGCTTCGTCGCCGGCGTCGACCCGATCCTCGACCGACTCCGGACGATGACGAACGTCACCGGCGACCTCGCCGTCACCACGGTCGTCGCCCACTGGAACGACGCGATCGACTTCTCGGGTGGCACCTGGGCCGACCCGACCCGGGGACTCGAGATCGGCGGCGATACCGCAGCGGGGAGCGACTGAACCACTCGGCGACTCCGGTGGCGCTCCCGTTCGCACGGCGGATCGGCGATCGGGGGTCGGTCGCCGCGCCTATCGATCGTCCGCGAGCGCCTCGGCGACGACCTCGATCGGCGTCGGCGGCTCCTCGCTCGCGCCGGGTCGATCGCCGAGTTGCGTTCGACAGGACGCGCCGGGGGCGACGACGCGGTCGCCCTCGCTGTCGTCGACCTGCTCGTACAGCACCTCACCGATCGCCTTGCTCATCGAGTAGTGCTCAGCCTCGTAGCCGAAGCTCCCGGCCATCCCGCAGCAACTCGAATCGAGCGGGTCCACGGCGTACCCCGCCCGGCGAAGGACACCGACGGCGTGGTGGTCCTTCGCGTGGGCCTTCTGGTGACAGTGGCCGTGGTAGACGAGGTGGTCGCCGGGCGCGTCGAACTCGATCCCGGCATCGAGGTCGAACCGATCGACGTACTCGCAGACCCCGTAGGCGTTCTCGGCGACGCGATCGACGTCGCTCCCCGAGAGCAGATCTCCGTAGTCCGACTGGAGCATGACCGCGTCCGACGGTTCGATCAGGATCACGTCCCAGCCGTCGTCGACGAGCGGCGCGAGTCCGTCGACGGTTTCGCTGGCCTTCTCGGCCGCCAGGTCGAGCATTCCCTTCGAGAACGCCGGACGGCCGACATCCCGCGGCGTGGCGACCCGAACGTGAACGCCGGCAGCTTCGAGGACGGCCAGCGCCGCCTCGCCGGCCGCCGGGTACTCGTGGTTGGTGTAGACGTCCGGCACCAACACGGCGCGACGGGCCGCTTCGTCCGCCGGGACGGCGGGGTCGCGATCGGCCACCCGCTTCGCGAAGGTCCGCCGCTCGAACGTCGGGAGATCACGTTCACTGGAGATCCCGAGCAGTTTCTCAGAGAGGAGGCCCGTCCCGGGGAGACTCGCGACCCAGTTCGAAACGGGCGCGGTCGCGGACCCGAGTTTCGCCAACGTCTCGAAGTTCGCGAAGAGCCGGTCGCGCAGCGAGACGCCGTTTCGTTCGTGGTACTCGTGGGACACTTCGGCTTTCAGCTTCGCCATATCGACGCCACTGGGGCAGTCGTGCTTGCAACCCTTGCAGCCGATACAGAGGTCGAGCACCTCCTCGACGAACTCGTCGTCGAACTGCGCCTCGCGATCCAGTTCGCCGCTCATCGCCTGCCTGAGCATGTTCGCGCGGCCGCGAGTCGAGAGTACCTCCTCGTGGCTCGCCCGGAACGTGGGGCACATCACGCCGCCGGTAGTGGACTGCTCGCCGCGACAGCCGCCGCAGCCGTGACAGAGCTCGGCCATCCCCTGAAACCCGTTTTCGTCCTCCCACTCGAGGACGGGATCGAAGCCCGCGTCGAACTCGTACGCCGGTCCGAACCGGTGGTTCTCCGTCATGTCGGTCGGGTCGTCGTCGCGGAAGACGACCTGGCCCGGGTTCAGGAGCCAGTCGGGATCGAACGCCGTTTTCAACTCCCGGAAGATCTCCCACACCTCCTCCCCGTAGAGCTTGCGGTTCCACTGGGTGCGCGCGCGGCCGTCGCCGTGCTCGCCCGAGACCGAGCCGTCGTACTCGACGACGAGGTCGGTGACGGCGTCGGCGATCGACGCCATGTCCTCGAGTCCAGCCGCCGTCTTCGTGTTCACGAGCGGCCGAATGTGGAGGACGCCGGGACCGGCGTGGGCGTAGAAGCTGGCGTAGGTGTCGTGATCCTCGAGGATCGCCTGGAAGTGGACGACGAACGCCCGGAGGTTTTCCGGCGGGATGCCGGTGTCCTCGATGAACGCGACGTGTTTCTCGTCGGTCGTCCGCGAGAGCAGGATCGGGAGCCCGGACTTGCGGAGCTTCCAGATCTTCGACTGGCTCGCCTCGTCGTAGGCTTCGATCGCGTCGAACGCGAGCGCGTCCGCGCCGGTGATCGGTCGCTCGGCCTCGTCGTCGACGTCGCCCTCGGGATCGACGGTCGGGCACCGATCGGCGAGCAGGTTGGCGACCTGTCGTTCGCCGTCGGCGACGTCCTCGGCGTAAAACTCGACGATCAACACGGCAGCCGTCCCCGCCGGAAGGAGTTCGGTGGTGGACGCGAACTCGGACGTGTTCCGTGCGAGGTCGAGCATCACGTCGTCGATCACCTCGACCGCGGCCGGGTCGTGCTCGACGATCCCCTCGACGTCGTCCATCGCGTCGAGTACCGACTCGTACGCCAGCAAGGCCATGCTCTTCTCAGCGGGGACGGGTTCGAGCGACACCGTCGCCTCGGTGACGATCGCGAGGGTCCCTTCGCTGCCACAGAGGAGCTTCGCGAGGTTGATCGAACCGCCCTCGGCGTCGGGTTCGCCGATCCCGCGCTCGACACCCCTGGCGTCTTCGACCAGCCAGTCCAGGTTGTACCCCGAGACGTTGCGCTTGAGGTCGGGGTAGGCCTCCTCGATCAGGTCGCCCCGTTCGTCGAGGATCCGGGCGACCTCGGCGTAGATCGCCGACTCGAGGTCGTCTCCGTCGGCGAGTTCGGGGAGGGCCTCGAGGTCGACCTCACCGAAGGTCGTGACGGTGCCGTCCGCGAGGACGACCTCGCACGACTCGACGTAGGCGTCGGTCTTGCCGTACTCGAGGGAGTGTGCGCCGGTCGAGTTGTTGCCGATCGCCCCACCGAGCGCGCTCTTGTCGCCCCAGGCGGGGTCCGGCGCGAACTTCAACCCGTGGGGCTCGAGCGCCTCGTTGAGCGTCCCGAGGTAGATCCCCGACTGGGCGGTCGCCCGCCGGTGGTCAGGATCGACCTCGACGACGCCGTCCATGTGCGTCGTGAAGTCGAGGACGACGGCCTCGTTGACGGTCTGGCCGGCGAGGCTCGTCCCGCCGCCGCGGGGCAACACCGGAATCTCCCGCTCGGCGCAGTACTCGACGACAGCGGCGACGTCCGCGGTCGATCGCGGAAAGACGACCCCGATCGGCGTCACCTCGTAGATGCTCGCGTCGGTCGCGTACAGCTGCCGCGAGTACGAGTCCGCGCGGACTTCGCCGGCGATCCGCCGGTCGAGGTCGGCGACCAGCGTCGGTCGGTCGACGTCGTCGCTGCGGTAGTCGTAGTTCGCCTGCGGATCGAGTGCAGGGTCCCGGTCGGTCGTCGGTCGATCGGACGACCCGATCGGACCGGTCGAATCCGTCGAATTGGGTGAATCAGTTGCCATGTGCTGTTTCTGCGGTAGGTCTGCGTTTGTCGAACGGTACGGTCGCGTTCTCGGCCATCAGAACACATCCGGGAAGAGCACGTAGGTGAACAGGAGCGCCCAGAGGCCGACGAACACGGTGTAGTAGAGTAGCGGAATGAGATTGAGCCGGATCACGCGACCCTCCTCGCCGATGAGGTCGACGGTCGCGAGCGCGGCGACGACGTTGTGGATCGCCACGAGGTTGCCGATCGCGCCGCCGACGGCCTGCGCGCCGACGATCAGTTCCCGTGAGAGGCCGAGGCGCTCGGCCGCCACGAACTGGAACGGGCCGAACGTGATGTTCGAGACGGTGTTCGACCCGACGAGCGCGGCGCCGAGCGCGCCGATGAACGCGGCGACCATCGGGTAGGCGGGTCCGACCACGTTCGCCGTCGCTGTACCGAGGACGACGATCATGCTCTCGGTCCCCTCGGCGTGTGAGCCGGACTGGAGCATCACCTGTGCCATCGCAAGCACGAACACCAGCGCGATCAGCGGCGAGATCAGTTTCGAGGTCGCGCCGCCCCACGCCTCCGCGACTTGCCGGCGATTCATATCGAAGAGGCTGACCGCTGCGATCGCACTCACCAGCAGCCAGGTGCCGGGAACGTAAATGAAGTTGACGCCGGTTCCGAGACCGGTCCCGAGGACGTTCGCCCACTCGAAGAGGAACAGGCCGACGGTAAATTCGCCGACCTCTGTCGCGATCGTCCCCACCACGAGCGACACCTGCCGCCCGAAAAGCGACACCTGTTCCCCGCGAAGCAGGGCCGGGAAGGGGTCGAAGACGCGGGTGAACATCAGCAACACGACCAGCAGAACGTACGGAGACCAGGCGCGCGCAAGCGAGATGTCGTGGGTTCCGGCCAGCACGCTCCTGGCGTCCGTCGGCTGGATCGACCCGGTCCAGTGATCGGGCCACTCGTCCTGGTCCGGAAAGGTCCACTTCTCGTCGGGGAGGAAGTATCCCGCACGGAGCGCGGCGATCGTGATCGCCGCACCGACCATCGATCCCACCAGCGACGGGAACTCGGCGCTGATGTACCACGCCGACAGCCAGTACGGGACCACGAACGCCAGGCCGGCGAACAGGCAGAGCGGCCAGACCGCGAGCGCCGGTCCGATCGATCGGTCCTCGGGATCGCCGAAGAAGTAGACGATCATCCCGACGACGAACAGTGGCATCACGAACCCGACCAGCGCGTGGTACGTCGCGGCCCACGCGGCAACGTTGACCGCGAACTCGCTCGGCGTCAGCCCGCCGGATTCGATCGCCGACTCGATTCCGGAGACGCTCGCCATCGGCTCCCTGATACCCACGATGATCGGCGTCCCGACCGCACCGTAGGTGACCGCGATGATGTGACCGATCAGCGCGGCGACGACTGCGGCCAGCGCGGGGAAGCCGAGGCCGAGCAGCAGCGGCGCGACGACCGCGGCCGGCGCCCCGAAGCCGGCCGCACCCTCGATGAACGTCGAAAGGAAGAACGCGATCAGGACGATCTGGACGCGGCGGTCCTCGCTGATCATCGCGAACCCGGCGTTGAGCACGTCGAACGCCCCCGCTCGAAGCATCGTGTACAACAGGACGAGCGCCCCGAAGACGATGAAGAGGATCTGGACGGCGATCACCGTCCCCTCGATGGTCGCCGCGACCAACCACCTGACGGGCATCCCCCAGCCGAAGGCGGCGACGGCGAGCGCCGAGAGCCAGGCGATCGGCATCGCGCGCGTGGCTGGCCAGAGGAACCCGACGAGCAGAACGCTGACGACGATCAGCGGAACCGCCGCGAGGACGACTTCGATCAGCTCGGTCATCGACGCCACCTCTCCCCCGTCCACGAGTACCGTCGCGAACAGATCATGTCATGGATTGCCATGTGTAGATTGTTGATTTATAGCTATCGGACCGAGTAACCGTCTCGCGGGGGTTCCCGCTCGGCTGACACGGGACGGCCGGCGAATGTCTCCCATCCGCGTCCGCTGTGAGTTCTCGATCCGCGAATCCCCGGACCGGCTCGCCTGCCGATCGCGGCGCGCGCCGAAATCGGCGCTCGATTCGTCCCGTCGAACGCGCTCGAGCGGCGGCTTCCGACCGGTCTCCGGGCCAAATTCAGAGAAATGTAAAGGCATATCCGAACGTGTGTGCTGATTTCTCGCATGAGCGACGATCGTGAGCGAAACGGCCACGGTCAGTACGCGGATCGGATCCCGCCGGAGGCCGCCCTCGAGGCGTTCGACGAACGGGAGGATCTCGGCCGACCGCTGACGGCGGACGACGTCATGGCACACCTGGACTGCTCGCGGCGGACCGCACACAACAAACTCAACGACCTCGTCGAGGAGGGAGCGCTCGAGACGCGCAAGATCGGCGCTCGCGGCCGGGTCTGGTGGGTGCCGATCGAGGCCGGCCCGGATCAGGACTCCCGGCAGACGGCGGTTCGAACCGAGGAGGAGACGCCGCCGCCCGCGGTCCGGGAGGCGATGACGGCGGTCGACCTCCCCGGCACGGGTGCGATGCTCGAGGCCCGCCGGAAGGCCCTCCTCGCGTCTTACGAGTATCTCATCGATCACCCGAGCGCCAGGAAGTCCGACTTCCTCGAGAACGTCTACCCGGACCACTCCGCGGGGTTCGAAACGGACGAGGGCTGGTGGAACGCGATCCAGCCTGCGCTGAAGGAGTTGCCGGGCGTCGACCCGCCGGAAGAGCGCGGCCACATCTGGAACTTCCTCGGGAGCGATCGGTTCACGCCGACGCTCGGGTGAGACCGATCCTCGTAGCATCATCTCGTTATTCATGGGTTCGGATTCGGACGCGCCCTGCGTTCGTCATGATTACTCGATACCCGTCGACCGAGAACGAAACGACGAGGTCCCCGTCGCCGGAGCCGTCCGCGAGGAGCGCGTCGAGCGCCTCGGGATCGACGTAGTCGTAGAGCGTGAATTCGAGTTCGTCGACCACGGCGTTCGGATCTTCGAGCGTCCGGAGTCCGTCGACGAGGGCGACGCTGGCCGGCCGTTCGTCGTCGTACCGCAGTTCGAGTGTTGTTACGTCCATCTGATTCGTGACGTCTCGTGTCGGGTCGATCGTTATCGAAGCGCAACGCCCGTTCCCGACCCTAGAAGAGGCCGGGGAAGAGGATGTAGCAGAACACGGTCGTGACGATCCCGACGCCGACCGCGTAGTAGATGAGCGGGATCAGGTTCAGCCGCATCACGCGGCCTTCCTGGCCGACGAGGCCGACGGTCGCGAGCGCGGCGACGACGTTGTGGATCGCCACGAGGTTGCCGATCGCGCCGCCGACGGCCTGCGCGCCGACGATGAGCTGCGTCGGCAGTCCGAGCTGCGAGGCGGCCTCGAACTGGAAGCCGCCGAAGGTGATGTTCGACACCGTGTTCGAGCCGGCCATCGCCGCGCCGAGCGCGCCGATGAGCGCTGCGATGAACGGGTACGCGGGACCGGCGACGTCGGCCGTCACTTGCGCGAGGACGAAGATCATGCTCTCGGTGCCCTCGGCGTGGGCGCCGGACTGGAGCATCACTTGCACCATCGCGATGACGAACACCAGCGCGATGAGCGGCGCGACGAGCTTCTGAAGGGTCTCGGTCCAAGCGGCCGTCACCTGCTCGCCGTCCATTCCGTACAGCGGAATCGCGATCAGCGCACAGAGGACGAGCCAGAAGCCGGGGACGTAGACCCAGCTGATACCGCCGCCGAGACCAGTTCCGAGGATGTTCGGCCACGACGTATTAAAGAGGAACGAGAACTTGCCGACCCCGATGAGTTCCTCCTGCAGCAGTTCGGGAAGCGGGTCGACGATGCGAGTCACGACCAACAGGACGACCAGCAGGATGTACGGCGTCCAGGCTCGAAGCAGGGACATGTTGGCCGTCCCGACGTCGGCCGTCCGAACGCCGCCGTCAGCAGCGACCGCGTCGCCGTCACTGCTGCCGACGCCGGGCGCGTTCGCCCGTCCCGGTTCGATCGTTCCGACCCAGTGAGCGGGCCACGCTTCGCGATCCGGGAAATCCCATTCCTCGTCCGGCACGAAGTAGCCGGCTTTCAACGCGCCGACGACGATCGCGCCGCCGACCATCGCGCCCATCAGCGAGGGGAATTCAGCGCTGATCTGGGCTGACAGCCAGTACGGGATCACGAACGCGAGTCCGGAGAACAGACACAGCGGCGCGACCTCCCACGCCGGCTCGAGACTCCGTTCCTCGGTATCGCCGAAGAAGTAGACGACCATCCCGACGGCGAACAGGGGCATGACGAACCCGACCAGCGCGTGGTACGTCGCGGCCCAGACGGCGACTTCGACCGAGTACGCCTGAACGGTGAAGCCGGCGTCGGTGATCGCCGTTTCCGTTGCCGCCGTCGATCCGAGCGGATTCTCGATGCCGACGATGATCGGCGTCCCGACCGCACCGTACGTGACCGCGAGGACGTGACCGATCAGGCCGGCGATCACCGCCGCGAGAGCCGGGAAGCCCAGCGCCAGCAGCAGCGGCGCGACGACCGCCGCGGGCGTCCCGAAGCCGGCTGCGCCCTCGATGAACGCCGCGAGGAAGAAGCCGATGAGAACGATCTGGACGCGGCGATCGTCACTGATTCGCGCGAACCCCTGGTTGATCCGATCGAACGCGCCTGCCCGCATGAGCGTGTACAGCAGGAGCAGCGCGCCAAAGACGATCCAGAGGATCTGGATCGCCGTCATGAGGCCCACGATCGACGCTGCAGCGACGTAATCGAACGGCATCCCCCAGATGCCGAGTGCGATCGCCACTGCGGTGATGTAGGCGATCGGCATCGCCCGCGTCGCGGGCCAGAGCAGTCCGACGAGCAGGACGCCAGCCAGAACGAGCGGCAACGCCGCGGCCACGATCTCGATCGCGCTAGCCACTGGTCTCACCCCTGTACCCCGCTACGGAAGTCGGTGATGGACGGACTCTGTCGATGCCATGTTGGATTGGGTCTGGCATGGGGGAGGCAAGTATTGAACGATTATATATACTCTTCGATCGTTCGAGTCGATCGACCCGTCCGCCGGGCCGCCCCGACGTGGAACGCGCTGTTTCTACCGCGTAGCAGACGCTCCGCGGAACTGCCGCGAAACGCGCCGAACGGACCGCTTCCGGCGAGATTACGGCCCACGGGGTAGCTGTACGTGGAGCGCGTGCACAACCGCCAACGGTGGCCAAAATCCCGTTTCTTGAGGCCCTGGGCTCGAATTCGGAGTCAACCGCTCCGCCGACGTCTCCATCGGCGGATCGAAGACGGCACACCAGCTCCTGTTCACACGTCTGAATAGGGGATACAGTCAAGTGCACAGGTAGTTCAGTCGTGTGAACAGGCCATTTCACTTGTGTGTTCAGGTCATGGTGGCTGGTGCGCGCTCACGGTTCACACGGTTCGCCGTCGATACGCTGATATCTTCGAGTGGATCGTATCGGTTCGAAGAGGCACAAAAGCCGCCAGCACGCTCGTCCGTCCGGTGATAACTGCGAGTCGGATAGCGACCCTTCGGCGCGTGATGGTACGAGCCGCGTGAACGAACAGAACAATGAAATAGGCACGGCAGTAGCATCGTTTCATGAGTGTCGATACAGGGTCCGCCCCCGAGCGGTTCGAAGCCGCGCTCACGGACCTCGACGTGCCGGTCACGTACGCCGAACCGACGGAGTTCGACCGTGCGCTGGAGACGATCGCCAGCGAGCCCGCGATCGGAACACCGCTCCCGTTCGACTCGGTCTCGCTTCCCGACTGGGTGGACGACGAGCCGACGCCCACGAGCCTCGAGTCGGCGACGACGGGAATAACGGCCGCCTCGATGGGAATCGCGGACTACGGAAGCGTCGTCCTGCCCGCGACCGACGAGGGAGCGGAACAGGTAAGTCTCTTTCCGGACCTGCACGTGGCCGTCGTCCGCCTGGCGGACATCGTTTCGGACATGCGAACCGCGATCGATCGACTCGGCCCCCGCCTCCGCGACGGCGGCAGCGCCATCGTCGCGACCGGGCCGAGCGCGACCGCCGACATGGGCGCGCTCGTGCGGGGTGCACACGGGCCGACGGAGGTCCACGTCGTCGTTCTCGAAGCGAACGGTTCGGTGACGACGGGTGAGGCAGATGAGTAGCACCGACCGCGAGGCGAAAGCCGAGCGGATTCGCCACCTCCTCGAGACCGAGGGGGACGCCGTCGAGGCGAACACGCTCGGGTTCAACCAGGGACGATACGAGTCGGTCGCGGAGCTCGAAGACTACGAGGCCCTGAAAGGCGAGGCCCGTGCGATCAAAGAGGACGCGATCGAACGCCTGCCGGAACTGATCGACGAGCTCCGGGCGACGGTCGAGGAAAACGGCGGCACCGTCTACGTCGCCGACGACGCGGCCGACGCCAATCGCTACGTTCGGGAACTCGCGAGCGAGAAGGCGGCCGATCGAGTGGTGAAATCAAAGTCGATGACCAGCGAGGAACTCGAGGTGAACGAGGCGCTCGAAGGCGATGGGGTTGACGTCGTCGAGACCGACCTCGGCGAGTGGGTGCTTCAGGTCGCCGACGAGTCGCCCTCGCACATTGTCGCACCGGCGATACACAAGTCCCGCGAGGAGATCGCCCGCCTGTTCAATTCCCAGTTCGATCCCGAGGAACCGCTCGAAACCGCCGAGGAGCTGACTCAATTCGCGCGCGAACGCCTGGGGGAGTTGATCCGTGGTGCGGACGTAGGCATGACGGGCGCGAACTTCATCACCGCGGACTCGGGGACGATCATGCTGGTGACGAGCGAAGGCAACGCCCGGAAGACGGCCGTCGTCCCGGACACCCACGTCGCCGTCGCCGGAATCGAGAAGATCGTCCCCTCCGTCGAGGAACTCGCCCCGTTCATCGAACTGATCGGCCGATCGGGAACGGGCCAGGACATCACTTCCTACATCTCCTTGCTGACGCCGCCGGTCGAGTCGCCGATCGTCGATTTCAACGAGCCGGACGTCGCGTTCGCGGACCGCGACGACGATCGGGACTTCCACCTCGTGTTGATCGACAACGGTCGCACGGCGATGCGCGAGGACGACCAGCTCCGCGAGACGCTGTATTGCATCCGGTGTTCGGCGTGTGCGAACTCCTGTGCCAACTTCCAGTCGGTCGGCGGCCACGCCTTCGGCGGCGAGACCTACACCGGCGGGATCGCCACCGGCTGGGAGGCCGGCGTCCACGGGCAGGAGTCCGCGGCCGAGTTCAACGACCTCTGTACCGGCTGTACGCGCTGCGTGAACGCCTGCCCGGTGGGGATCGACATCCCGTGGATCAACACCGTCGTCAGGGATCGGCTCAACCGCGAGGGCGGCCGCGACCGGTTCGAGTTCGTCTACGACGAACTGGTCCCCGACGAGGAACCGGGCGGTCTGGACCTCCAGAAGCGTCTGTTCGGAAACTACGAGACGCTCGCCAAAGTCGGCAGCGCGACCGCGCCGGTCTCGAACCGGCTGGCCCGCCTCGGCCCCGTCAGAACCGCCATGGAGTGGGCCGTCGGAATCGATAGTCGCAGGGACCTCCCCGCGTTCCAGCGCGAGACGCTTCGCGACTGGTACGACGCGCGCGGGCCGCGGATCGATCCGGCGGACGCGGCCCGAGAGGTCGTCCTCTACCCCGACACGTACACGAATTACGTCGACGTCGATCGAGGGAAGGCGGCCGTCCGCGTGCTGGAGGCGCTCGACGTCCGCGTTCGGGTCCCCTCCGTCGGCGAGAGCGGCCGGGCACCGTTCTCACAGGGGATGGTCGAAACCGCGGATCGACAGGCGAGTCGCGTCTACAGCGCGCTCGCCGAACACGTCGACGCCGGGCGAGACATCGTCGTGATCGAACCCAGCGACCTCGCGATGTTCCGCCGCGAGTACGAGAAGCTGCTGCCCGAGCGATCGTTCGAGCGACTCCGAGACAACAGTTACGACGTGCTCGAGTACGTCTACGGCGTGCTCGCGAACGGTGGCGACCCTACCGAACTCCGTGACGGCGGAGAGGGCCCGCCGATCGCGTACCACGCCCACTGCCAGCAGCGCACGCTGGGGCTCGATCGCTACACGACCGCGGTCTTCGACGACCTCGCCTACGACGTCGTCGAGAGCGACGTCGAGTGTTGCGGGATGGCCGGGAGCTTCGGCTACAAGCGCGAGTACTACGAACTCAGCATGGACGTCGGCGAGCGACTCGCCGAGCAGTTCACCGATCCCCGGGCCGAGGATCGGCTGGTCGTCGCCAGCGGCACCTCCTGCGAGGAGCAGTTAGGAGACCTGCTCGATCGGGACGCGGTCCACCCGATCGAGGTGCTCGATCCGCGGTCGCGGCTCCGCTGATCCGAGCCCCTTCGATCCGTTCAGTCGCGACGCCGGCCGCCCGATCGGGCTGAGGGCAGCCAGATCCGCAGGAACAGCTCTTCGCCCGGCGTTTTCTGCCGAGCGGATTCCGACCCGTTCGAAACCACCCGGGGGCGGTACCGGCGAAAAGGTGA
Coding sequences within it:
- a CDS encoding FAD-binding and (Fe-S)-binding domain-containing protein, which encodes MATDSPNSTDSTGPIGSSDRPTTDRDPALDPQANYDYRSDDVDRPTLVADLDRRIAGEVRADSYSRQLYATDASIYEVTPIGVVFPRSTADVAAVVEYCAEREIPVLPRGGGTSLAGQTVNEAVVLDFTTHMDGVVEVDPDHRRATAQSGIYLGTLNEALEPHGLKFAPDPAWGDKSALGGAIGNNSTGAHSLEYGKTDAYVESCEVVLADGTVTTFGEVDLEALPELADGDDLESAIYAEVARILDERGDLIEEAYPDLKRNVSGYNLDWLVEDARGVERGIGEPDAEGGSINLAKLLCGSEGTLAIVTEATVSLEPVPAEKSMALLAYESVLDAMDDVEGIVEHDPAAVEVIDDVMLDLARNTSEFASTTELLPAGTAAVLIVEFYAEDVADGERQVANLLADRCPTVDPEGDVDDEAERPITGADALAFDAIEAYDEASQSKIWKLRKSGLPILLSRTTDEKHVAFIEDTGIPPENLRAFVVHFQAILEDHDTYASFYAHAGPGVLHIRPLVNTKTAAGLEDMASIADAVTDLVVEYDGSVSGEHGDGRARTQWNRKLYGEEVWEIFRELKTAFDPDWLLNPGQVVFRDDDPTDMTENHRFGPAYEFDAGFDPVLEWEDENGFQGMAELCHGCGGCRGEQSTTGGVMCPTFRASHEEVLSTRGRANMLRQAMSGELDREAQFDDEFVEEVLDLCIGCKGCKHDCPSGVDMAKLKAEVSHEYHERNGVSLRDRLFANFETLAKLGSATAPVSNWVASLPGTGLLSEKLLGISSERDLPTFERRTFAKRVADRDPAVPADEAARRAVLVPDVYTNHEYPAAGEAALAVLEAAGVHVRVATPRDVGRPAFSKGMLDLAAEKASETVDGLAPLVDDGWDVILIEPSDAVMLQSDYGDLLSGSDVDRVAENAYGVCEYVDRFDLDAGIEFDAPGDHLVYHGHCHQKAHAKDHHAVGVLRRAGYAVDPLDSSCCGMAGSFGYEAEHYSMSKAIGEVLYEQVDDSEGDRVVAPGASCRTQLGDRPGASEEPPTPIEVVAEALADDR
- a CDS encoding L-lactate permease produces the protein MTELIEVVLAAVPLIVVSVLLVGFLWPATRAMPIAWLSALAVAAFGWGMPVRWLVAATIEGTVIAVQILFIVFGALVLLYTMLRAGAFDVLNAGFAMISEDRRVQIVLIAFFLSTFIEGAAGFGAPAAVVAPLLLGLGFPALAAVVAALIGHIIAVTYGAVGTPIIVGIREPMASVSGIESAIESGGLTPSEFAVNVAAWAATYHALVGFVMPLFVVGMIVYFFGDPEDRSIGPALAVWPLCLFAGLAFVVPYWLSAWYISAEFPSLVGSMVGAAITIAALRAGYFLPDEKWTFPDQDEWPDHWTGSIQPTDARSVLAGTHDISLARAWSPYVLLVVLLMFTRVFDPFPALLRGEQVSLFGRQVSLVVGTIATEVGEFTVGLFLFEWANVLGTGLGTGVNFIYVPGTWLLVSAIAAVSLFDMNRRQVAEAWGGATSKLISPLIALVFVLAMAQVMLQSGSHAEGTESMIVVLGTATANVVGPAYPMVAAFIGALGAALVGSNTVSNITFGPFQFVAAERLGLSRELIVGAQAVGGAIGNLVAIHNVVAALATVDLIGEEGRVIRLNLIPLLYYTVFVGLWALLFTYVLFPDVF
- a CDS encoding HalOD1 output domain-containing protein, translated to MDVTTLELRYDDERPASVALVDGLRTLEDPNAVVDELEFTLYDYVDPEALDALLADGSGDGDLVVSFSVDGYRVIMTNAGRVRIRTHE
- a CDS encoding L-lactate permease translates to MASAIEIVAAALPLVLAGVLLVGLLWPATRAMPIAYITAVAIALGIWGMPFDYVAAASIVGLMTAIQILWIVFGALLLLYTLMRAGAFDRINQGFARISDDRRVQIVLIGFFLAAFIEGAAGFGTPAAVVAPLLLALGFPALAAVIAGLIGHVLAVTYGAVGTPIIVGIENPLGSTAATETAITDAGFTVQAYSVEVAVWAATYHALVGFVMPLFAVGMVVYFFGDTEERSLEPAWEVAPLCLFSGLAFVIPYWLSAQISAEFPSLMGAMVGGAIVVGALKAGYFVPDEEWDFPDREAWPAHWVGTIEPGRANAPGVGSSDGDAVAADGGVRTADVGTANMSLLRAWTPYILLVVLLVVTRIVDPLPELLQEELIGVGKFSFLFNTSWPNILGTGLGGGISWVYVPGFWLVLCALIAIPLYGMDGEQVTAAWTETLQKLVAPLIALVFVIAMVQVMLQSGAHAEGTESMIFVLAQVTADVAGPAYPFIAALIGALGAAMAGSNTVSNITFGGFQFEAASQLGLPTQLIVGAQAVGGAIGNLVAIHNVVAALATVGLVGQEGRVMRLNLIPLIYYAVGVGIVTTVFCYILFPGLF
- a CDS encoding LUD domain-containing protein, coding for MSVDTGSAPERFEAALTDLDVPVTYAEPTEFDRALETIASEPAIGTPLPFDSVSLPDWVDDEPTPTSLESATTGITAASMGIADYGSVVLPATDEGAEQVSLFPDLHVAVVRLADIVSDMRTAIDRLGPRLRDGGSAIVATGPSATADMGALVRGAHGPTEVHVVVLEANGSVTTGEADE
- a CDS encoding LUD domain-containing protein, with translation MSSTDREAKAERIRHLLETEGDAVEANTLGFNQGRYESVAELEDYEALKGEARAIKEDAIERLPELIDELRATVEENGGTVYVADDAADANRYVRELASEKAADRVVKSKSMTSEELEVNEALEGDGVDVVETDLGEWVLQVADESPSHIVAPAIHKSREEIARLFNSQFDPEEPLETAEELTQFARERLGELIRGADVGMTGANFITADSGTIMLVTSEGNARKTAVVPDTHVAVAGIEKIVPSVEELAPFIELIGRSGTGQDITSYISLLTPPVESPIVDFNEPDVAFADRDDDRDFHLVLIDNGRTAMREDDQLRETLYCIRCSACANSCANFQSVGGHAFGGETYTGGIATGWEAGVHGQESAAEFNDLCTGCTRCVNACPVGIDIPWINTVVRDRLNREGGRDRFEFVYDELVPDEEPGGLDLQKRLFGNYETLAKVGSATAPVSNRLARLGPVRTAMEWAVGIDSRRDLPAFQRETLRDWYDARGPRIDPADAAREVVLYPDTYTNYVDVDRGKAAVRVLEALDVRVRVPSVGESGRAPFSQGMVETADRQASRVYSALAEHVDAGRDIVVIEPSDLAMFRREYEKLLPERSFERLRDNSYDVLEYVYGVLANGGDPTELRDGGEGPPIAYHAHCQQRTLGLDRYTTAVFDDLAYDVVESDVECCGMAGSFGYKREYYELSMDVGERLAEQFTDPRAEDRLVVASGTSCEEQLGDLLDRDAVHPIEVLDPRSRLR